The following proteins are co-located in the Streptomyces sp. NBC_00435 genome:
- a CDS encoding winged helix-turn-helix domain-containing protein, whose translation MTTATPRPRPTVSLSADDARRIALRVQGFLGAPDRKGGVRGVLRHLGAVQLDTISVLARSHELVPYARLGAVGRSAVEASYWSDQHAFEYWSHAACILPIEEWPHFAFRRRARKARGHRWHVLQDKDRSTKTVLDRLAAEGPLTSTELGGAKNGGEWFEWSETKIAVEWLLDIGEVVCTERRGWKRVYDLPERAVPGALLHDALDDLECKRRLVALAGQSLGVGTRSDIADYHRLKGPDFDAVVADSGLVPVEVEGWSKPAWADPAALASPPRGRHRTTLLSPFDSLVWDRPRTERIFGFTHRLEAYVPKPQRIHGYFAMPLLAGGHLQGRVDPAREGTTLVARQLSLTTPKAARPMAQALREAASWVGCDTVRIDRAASPAEARAVTSELAAL comes from the coding sequence ATGACGACCGCCACACCCCGGCCGCGGCCGACCGTGTCCCTGTCCGCCGACGATGCGCGCCGCATCGCCCTGCGCGTGCAGGGGTTCCTGGGAGCACCCGACCGCAAGGGCGGCGTCCGCGGTGTCCTGCGCCACCTGGGCGCCGTCCAGCTCGACACGATCTCCGTACTGGCCCGCTCCCACGAGCTCGTCCCGTACGCGCGCCTGGGAGCGGTCGGCCGGTCCGCCGTCGAGGCCTCGTACTGGTCGGACCAGCACGCCTTCGAGTACTGGTCGCACGCGGCCTGCATCCTGCCCATCGAGGAATGGCCGCACTTCGCCTTCCGCCGCCGGGCCCGCAAGGCGCGCGGCCACCGCTGGCACGTCCTGCAGGACAAGGACCGCTCGACGAAGACCGTCCTGGACCGGCTGGCGGCCGAGGGCCCGCTCACCTCCACCGAACTCGGCGGCGCCAAGAACGGCGGCGAATGGTTCGAATGGTCCGAGACGAAGATCGCTGTGGAATGGCTCCTGGACATCGGCGAGGTCGTCTGCACCGAACGGCGCGGCTGGAAGCGGGTCTACGACCTGCCCGAGCGGGCCGTCCCCGGAGCGCTGCTCCACGACGCCCTGGACGACCTCGAGTGCAAGCGGCGCCTGGTCGCCCTGGCGGGACAGTCGCTGGGCGTGGGCACCCGGTCCGACATCGCGGACTACCACCGTCTCAAGGGACCGGACTTCGACGCGGTCGTCGCGGACTCGGGCCTGGTCCCGGTGGAGGTGGAGGGCTGGTCCAAGCCGGCCTGGGCCGACCCCGCGGCCCTGGCGTCGCCTCCCCGGGGCCGCCACCGCACCACCCTGCTCTCCCCCTTCGACTCCCTCGTCTGGGACCGCCCGCGCACCGAGCGGATCTTCGGTTTCACCCACCGCCTGGAGGCGTACGTCCCCAAACCCCAGCGGATCCACGGCTACTTCGCGATGCCCCTGCTGGCCGGGGGCCACCTCCAGGGCCGCGTCGACCCGGCCCGCGAGGGCACCACCCTGGTGGCCCGCCAGCTCTCGCTGACCACGCCCAAGGCGGCCCGTCCCATGGCCCAGGCCCTGAGGGAAGCCGCCTCCTGGGTCGGCTGCGACACGGTCCGGATCGACCGCGCCGCCTCTCCCGCGGAGGCCCGGGCGGTGACCTCGGAGCTGGCCGCCCTCTGA
- a CDS encoding response regulator transcription factor, translated as MADSFGPVRDDDGAGCREEGRTAEPIRVLVVDDHALFRRGLEIVLAQEEDIQVVGEAGDGAEAVDKAADLLPDIVLMDVRMPRRGGIEACTSIKEVAPSAKIIMLTISDEEADLYDAIKAGATGYLLKEISTDEVATAIRAVADGQSQISPSMASKLLTEFKSMIQRTDERRLVPAPRLTDRELEVLKLVATGMNNRDIAKQLFISENTVKNHVRNILEKLQLHSRMEAVVYAMREKILEIR; from the coding sequence ATGGCGGACAGCTTCGGGCCGGTGCGCGATGACGACGGTGCGGGCTGCCGTGAGGAGGGCCGGACGGCAGAGCCGATCCGGGTGCTCGTGGTCGACGACCACGCCCTGTTCCGGCGCGGGCTGGAAATCGTCCTCGCGCAGGAGGAGGACATCCAGGTCGTCGGCGAGGCGGGTGACGGTGCGGAGGCCGTGGACAAGGCGGCGGACCTGCTGCCGGACATCGTGCTGATGGACGTACGGATGCCCAGGCGCGGCGGGATCGAGGCGTGCACGTCGATCAAGGAGGTGGCGCCCTCCGCGAAGATCATCATGCTGACGATCAGCGACGAGGAGGCGGACCTCTACGACGCCATCAAGGCCGGGGCGACGGGGTACCTCCTGAAGGAGATCTCGACGGACGAGGTCGCCACCGCGATCCGGGCGGTGGCCGACGGGCAGTCGCAGATCAGCCCGTCGATGGCGTCGAAGCTGCTGACGGAGTTCAAGTCGATGATCCAGCGGACCGACGAGCGGCGGCTGGTGCCGGCGCCGAGGCTGACGGACCGGGAGCTCGAGGTCCTGAAACTGGTGGCCACCGGGATGAACAACCGGGACATCGCCAAGCAGTTGTTCATCTCGGAGAACACCGTGAAGAACCACGTGCGCAACATCCTGGAGAAGCTGCAGCTGCACTCCCGGATGGAAGCGGTGGTGTACGCGATGCGGGAGAAGATCCTCGAGATCCGCTGA
- the hpf gene encoding ribosome hibernation-promoting factor, HPF/YfiA family produces MDIVVKGRKTEVPDRFRKHVAEKLNPERIQKLDAKVISLDVEVSKEHNPRQADRSDRVEITLRSRGPVIRAEAAAADPYAALDLAQDKLEARLRKQHDKRHTRRGTGRLSAAEVADVVPNAATLNGNGEPVNGEKAEAIPTTRIGTLEVQGEGPLIVREKTHTAVPMSLDQALYEMELVGHDFYLFVDSDTKMPSVVYRRHGYDYGVIHLNASDAASSSGGLDGAGAGGALGG; encoded by the coding sequence GTGGACATCGTCGTCAAGGGCCGTAAGACCGAGGTGCCCGACCGGTTCCGCAAGCACGTGGCCGAGAAGCTGAATCCGGAGCGGATCCAGAAGCTCGACGCCAAGGTGATCAGCTTGGACGTCGAGGTGTCCAAGGAGCACAACCCGCGCCAGGCCGACCGTTCCGACCGCGTGGAGATCACCCTGCGTTCGCGGGGCCCGGTGATTCGTGCCGAAGCCGCCGCCGCAGACCCGTACGCGGCGCTCGACCTCGCTCAGGACAAGCTGGAGGCCCGGCTGCGCAAGCAGCACGACAAGCGCCACACCCGTCGTGGTACCGGACGGCTCTCGGCCGCCGAGGTCGCCGACGTGGTCCCGAACGCGGCGACCCTCAACGGCAACGGCGAGCCGGTCAACGGCGAGAAGGCGGAGGCGATTCCGACCACCCGGATCGGAACGCTGGAAGTACAGGGCGAAGGCCCGCTCATCGTTCGCGAGAAGACCCACACGGCCGTACCCATGTCGCTCGACCAGGCTCTCTACGAGATGGAACTGGTCGGTCACGACTTCTACCTGTTCGTCGACTCCGACACCAAGATGCCGAGCGTCGTCTACCGGCGTCATGGCTACGACTACGGCGTGATCCACCTCAACGCCTCCGATGCCGCGTCCAGCTCGGGCGGGCTCGACGGTGCCGGAGCCGGTGGAGCGCTCGGCGGCTGA
- a CDS encoding ComF family protein, whose product MREWWRGLTGELAGLVLPVDCAGCGAVGETLCAACRSELGGAGAGPVRPSPRPAGLPAVYAAAVYREAVRAVVLAHKERGALPLAGPLGAALAAAVRAGAQGCGGAGRVGEGEVALVPVPSARHRVRARGHDPARRIALAASARLRREGVPARVTPVLRLRRAVADQAGLGASERRENLAGALEARPGAGRVTAGAARIVIVDDLITTGSTLVEAARALRAVGIGSPAGAGPGAVVTAAVVAAPVDAFVHPGAVDDSGRIRADPVRNSNRAKNL is encoded by the coding sequence GTGCGGGAATGGTGGCGGGGGCTGACGGGTGAGCTCGCCGGGCTGGTGCTGCCGGTCGACTGCGCCGGGTGCGGGGCCGTCGGGGAAACGCTGTGCGCAGCCTGCCGGTCGGAGCTCGGCGGGGCCGGGGCGGGCCCGGTACGCCCGTCTCCGCGCCCTGCGGGGCTGCCCGCGGTGTATGCGGCCGCCGTGTACCGGGAGGCCGTACGGGCCGTCGTGCTGGCCCACAAGGAGCGCGGCGCGCTCCCCCTGGCCGGGCCCCTGGGCGCAGCCCTGGCGGCGGCGGTCCGAGCGGGCGCGCAGGGGTGCGGCGGGGCGGGTAGGGTGGGGGAGGGGGAAGTGGCCCTGGTTCCGGTGCCCTCCGCGCGTCACCGGGTGCGGGCGCGCGGACACGACCCGGCGCGCAGGATCGCGCTGGCCGCCTCGGCGCGGCTGCGGCGGGAGGGCGTGCCCGCGCGCGTGACGCCCGTACTGCGGCTGCGGCGGGCGGTGGCCGACCAGGCGGGTCTGGGGGCGTCGGAGCGCCGGGAGAACCTCGCGGGGGCGCTGGAGGCGCGTCCAGGTGCCGGCCGGGTGACGGCGGGGGCGGCCCGGATCGTGATCGTGGACGACCTGATCACCACCGGGTCCACGCTGGTGGAGGCGGCGCGCGCCCTGCGTGCGGTGGGGATCGGGAGCCCGGCCGGGGCGGGGCCGGGGGCCGTGGTGACGGCCGCGGTGGTGGCCGCGCCGGTGGACGCCTTCGTCCACCCCGGCGCGGTTGACGACTCCGGGCGGATCCGGGCGGATCCGGTCCGCAACTCGAACAGAGCAAAAAACTTGTGA
- a CDS encoding LpqB family beta-propeller domain-containing protein encodes MPVNKYYFAGGTLVADPVYMRQRSDPDSRMDPTTQTVKSLLEGPSKWLGPVVTSSFPTGTELREGTKSLSYDGQNTLRVPLNEKADDVAGPQCQKMATQLLYTVKDLTGSRVDRVELVRADGESSLCQVTEATAAGIANRPLSPGHQYYVDSEGRLQWMSLDPNREEQEPSRPVPGPLSGNPPFKVSSAAVAYDEKRAAVVSDDGHGLYVVNLTTAGPMPQPLLTGKGAKPNGLTTPTWDAAGDLWVADPDPQAPALWRLPRGAGPAERVEVSGLDGGRITGLKASPDGVRMALLVERQGRKTLYIGRIERPDGKGDASAVSVRELRPAAPQLADVTAMSWAPRGRLLVVGRESGGVVQARYMLADGSMVGAGLPGATGLEAVAASEDEKKPVVASSAEDGIVWLPPGAQWRMVAAGGRAPVYPG; translated from the coding sequence ATGCCGGTCAACAAGTACTACTTCGCGGGCGGCACGCTCGTCGCCGACCCCGTCTACATGCGCCAGCGCAGCGACCCCGACTCCCGGATGGACCCCACCACCCAGACCGTCAAATCGCTGCTGGAGGGCCCCTCCAAGTGGCTCGGGCCCGTCGTGACCTCCAGCTTCCCCACCGGGACCGAACTGCGCGAGGGCACCAAGTCCCTTTCGTACGACGGCCAGAACACCCTGCGCGTGCCGCTGAACGAGAAGGCGGACGACGTCGCGGGGCCCCAGTGCCAGAAGATGGCCACCCAACTCCTGTACACCGTCAAGGATCTGACGGGCTCCCGGGTCGACCGGGTCGAACTCGTGCGCGCCGACGGCGAGTCCTCGCTGTGCCAGGTCACCGAGGCCACCGCCGCCGGGATCGCCAACCGGCCGCTCTCGCCCGGCCACCAGTACTACGTGGACAGCGAGGGCCGGCTCCAGTGGATGAGCCTGGACCCCAACCGGGAGGAGCAGGAACCCTCGAGGCCGGTACCCGGGCCGCTGTCCGGGAACCCGCCCTTCAAGGTCTCCTCCGCAGCCGTCGCCTACGACGAGAAGCGCGCCGCGGTCGTCTCCGACGACGGCCACGGGCTGTACGTGGTCAACCTGACCACCGCCGGACCGATGCCGCAGCCCCTGCTGACCGGCAAGGGCGCCAAACCGAACGGGCTCACCACCCCCACGTGGGACGCGGCCGGCGATCTGTGGGTCGCGGACCCGGACCCGCAGGCCCCGGCACTGTGGCGGCTGCCCCGCGGGGCCGGGCCGGCCGAGCGGGTCGAGGTGTCCGGGCTCGACGGCGGGCGGATCACGGGGCTGAAGGCCTCGCCCGACGGGGTACGGATGGCGCTGCTGGTGGAGCGGCAGGGCCGCAAGACCCTGTACATCGGCCGGATCGAACGGCCCGACGGCAAGGGCGACGCCTCGGCGGTCTCGGTGCGCGAGCTGCGCCCGGCCGCCCCCCAGCTGGCTGACGTCACGGCGATGAGCTGGGCGCCGCGGGGCCGGCTGCTGGTGGTGGGCCGCGAGAGCGGCGGGGTCGTGCAGGCCCGCTACATGCTGGCCGACGGCTCGATGGTCGGGGCGGGGCTGCCCGGCGCGACCGGGCTGGAGGCGGTCGCTGCGAGTGAGGACGAGAAGAAGCCGGTGGTCGCCTCCTCGGCGGAGGACGGGATCGTCTGGCTGCCGCCGGGGGCGCAGTGGCGCATGGTGGCGGCGGGCGGCCGCGCGCCGGTCTACCCGGGCTGA
- the mtrB gene encoding MtrAB system histidine kinase MtrB — protein sequence MPRGRSRWGALRGSRLLRDGTAGGPVLRLCVRLVRRPLLPAVRLWRRNIQLRVVAATLLISLAVVLALGFVVIAQVSKGLLDAKEEAAQSQAAGGFAVAQEKANTPYTADGPDASDNKVGRDASTWMNSLVKQLASGGQSAFEVAALGAGTGTGEEQQAGRGAVGVRGARASGNVDPTGSVPLGLRRNVNHATGAFKTFSRIRYTDAGDKAAEPALVIGKRLTDINGDPYDLYYLFPLTQEEESLNLVKVTIATAGLFVVVLLGGIAWLVVRQVVTPVRMAAGIAERLSAGRLQERMKVTGEDDIARLGEAFNKMAQNLQSKIQQLEDLSRLQRRFVSDVSHELRTPLTTVRMAADVIHDARADFDPVTARSAELLAGQLDRFESLLGDLLEISRFDAGAAALEADAIDLRDVVHRVIDAAEPLAEHKHTRIRVLGDTQPVIAEADARRVERVLRNLVVNAVEHGEGRDVIVRLASAGGAVAVAVRDYGVGLKPGEATRVFNRFWRADPARARTTGGTGLGLSIAVEDARLHGGWLQAWGEPGGGSQFRLTLPRTADEPLRGSPIPLEPEDSRANRARAAAEGSLAPREPAEPAGRPDRSPIPPRSSVGGALTVPADPTALPGSGARVVTRPAEQAVTGAGSGAGAGSGVANGAGNGTAGAGPGGAGGAADREGGAGGAGGAGGSHGH from the coding sequence ATGCCCCGTGGCCGCTCCCGCTGGGGAGCGCTGCGGGGAAGCCGGCTGCTCCGTGACGGAACGGCCGGCGGCCCAGTGCTGCGGCTGTGCGTACGCCTCGTACGCCGGCCGCTGCTTCCGGCTGTCCGGCTCTGGCGGCGCAACATCCAGCTCCGGGTGGTCGCCGCCACCCTGCTCATCTCACTCGCCGTGGTCCTCGCCCTCGGGTTCGTGGTCATCGCCCAGGTCAGCAAGGGCCTCCTCGACGCCAAGGAGGAGGCCGCGCAGAGCCAGGCCGCGGGAGGGTTCGCGGTCGCACAGGAGAAGGCCAACACGCCGTACACGGCCGACGGGCCCGACGCCTCCGACAACAAGGTCGGCCGCGACGCCAGCACCTGGATGAACTCCCTGGTCAAACAGCTCGCCAGTGGTGGGCAGAGCGCCTTCGAGGTCGCCGCGCTGGGCGCGGGCACCGGAACCGGCGAGGAACAGCAGGCCGGCCGCGGGGCGGTCGGTGTCCGCGGCGCCCGTGCCTCCGGCAACGTGGACCCGACGGGCAGCGTCCCGCTGGGGCTGCGCCGCAACGTCAACCACGCCACCGGCGCCTTCAAGACCTTCTCCCGGATCCGCTACACCGACGCCGGGGACAAGGCGGCCGAGCCCGCCCTCGTCATCGGCAAGCGGCTCACGGACATCAACGGCGACCCGTACGACCTGTACTACCTCTTCCCGCTGACCCAGGAGGAGGAGTCCCTCAACCTGGTCAAGGTCACCATCGCCACCGCCGGGCTCTTCGTCGTCGTCCTCCTCGGCGGGATCGCCTGGCTCGTCGTGCGCCAGGTCGTCACCCCCGTGCGGATGGCCGCCGGGATCGCCGAGCGGCTCTCCGCCGGGCGGCTCCAGGAGCGGATGAAGGTCACCGGGGAGGACGACATCGCCCGATTGGGCGAGGCGTTCAACAAGATGGCCCAAAACCTCCAGAGCAAGATTCAGCAGCTGGAGGACCTGTCCCGGCTGCAGCGCCGCTTCGTCTCGGACGTCTCCCACGAGCTGCGCACCCCTCTCACGACGGTACGGATGGCCGCGGACGTCATCCACGACGCCCGCGCCGACTTCGACCCGGTCACCGCACGCTCCGCCGAGCTCCTCGCCGGGCAGCTCGACCGCTTCGAGTCGCTCCTGGGCGACCTGTTGGAGATCAGCCGGTTCGACGCGGGCGCCGCCGCCCTGGAGGCGGATGCGATCGACCTGCGGGACGTCGTGCACCGCGTCATCGACGCCGCCGAACCGCTCGCCGAACACAAGCACACCCGGATCCGCGTCCTCGGCGACACCCAGCCGGTGATAGCGGAGGCCGATGCCCGGCGCGTGGAGCGGGTCCTGCGCAACCTCGTCGTCAACGCCGTCGAGCACGGGGAGGGCCGCGACGTGATCGTCCGGCTCGCCTCGGCGGGCGGGGCCGTCGCCGTGGCCGTACGGGACTACGGGGTCGGGCTCAAGCCCGGCGAGGCCACCCGCGTCTTCAACCGCTTCTGGCGGGCGGACCCGGCGCGGGCGCGCACGACCGGCGGTACCGGCCTCGGCCTGTCCATCGCCGTCGAGGACGCCCGGCTGCATGGCGGCTGGCTCCAGGCGTGGGGCGAGCCCGGCGGAGGCTCGCAGTTCCGCCTGACCCTGCCGCGCACCGCCGACGAGCCGCTGCGCGGATCGCCGATCCCGCTGGAGCCCGAGGACTCCCGGGCCAACCGGGCCAGGGCCGCCGCGGAGGGCTCCCTGGCGCCCCGCGAACCGGCGGAGCCCGCGGGGCGGCCCGACCGGTCGCCGATTCCGCCGAGGTCCTCGGTCGGCGGCGCGCTGACGGTACCGGCCGACCCGACGGCGCTGCCCGGCAGCGGGGCGCGGGTCGTCACCCGTCCGGCGGAGCAGGCGGTGACCGGCGCGGGTAGCGGCGCCGGGGCCGGGAGCGGCGTCGCGAACGGCGCCGGGAACGGGACGGCGGGTGCCGGGCCGGGCGGGGCGGGCGGAGCAGCGGACCGAGAGGGTGGAGCCGGTGGAGCGGGCGGAGCGGGTGGATCGCATGGGCACTGA
- the mtrA gene encoding two-component system response regulator MtrA, with the protein MMSSMKGRVLVVDDDTALAEMLGIVLRGEGFEPSFVADGDKALAAFREAKPDLVLLDLMLPGRDGIEVCRLIRAESGVPIVMLTAKSDTVDVVVGLESGADDYIVKPFKPKELVARIRARLRRSEEPAPEQLTIGDLVIDVAGHSVKREGASIALTPLEFDLLVALARKPWQVFTREVLLEQVWGYRHAADTRLVNVHVQRLRSKVEKDPERPEIVVTVRGVGYKAGPS; encoded by the coding sequence ATGATGTCAAGCATGAAGGGACGAGTCCTTGTCGTCGACGACGACACCGCGCTGGCCGAGATGCTCGGCATTGTGCTGCGTGGAGAAGGTTTTGAGCCGTCGTTCGTAGCGGACGGTGACAAGGCGCTGGCTGCCTTCCGGGAGGCGAAGCCGGACCTGGTCCTGCTCGACCTCATGCTGCCCGGAAGGGACGGCATAGAGGTGTGCAGGCTGATCCGGGCCGAGTCCGGGGTGCCGATCGTCATGCTCACCGCCAAGAGCGACACGGTGGACGTCGTGGTGGGCCTGGAGTCCGGGGCCGACGACTACATCGTGAAGCCGTTCAAGCCGAAGGAGCTGGTGGCCCGTATCCGGGCCCGTCTGCGCCGGTCGGAGGAGCCCGCACCCGAGCAGCTGACCATCGGTGACCTGGTCATCGACGTGGCCGGGCACTCGGTCAAGCGCGAGGGCGCCTCGATCGCCCTGACCCCGCTCGAGTTCGACCTGCTGGTCGCCCTCGCGCGCAAGCCCTGGCAGGTGTTCACCCGAGAGGTGCTGCTGGAGCAGGTCTGGGGCTACCGGCACGCGGCGGACACCCGCCTGGTCAACGTGCACGTGCAGCGGCTGCGCTCCAAGGTCGAGAAGGACCCCGAGCGCCCCGAGATCGTCGTGACGGTGCGCGGTGTCGGCTACAAGGCCGGACCGAGCTGA
- a CDS encoding DUF4129 domain-containing protein, producing MRSIGGLLSETPPVTTGREAARGAARHELSKPAYHQNDPGLVRRAMNRFWDWIGSLFEHASGATPGGTAGLVAVAVLVVLVIAALWWRLGTPRRSATSAGHLFDDRVRSAADHRTAAEALAADSRWSEAVQERMRAVVRSLEERTLLDPRPGRTADEAAAEAAVSLPSHAAALHAAARTFDDVTYGARPADATMYATLRTLDQALSRTKPLLTGPTR from the coding sequence ATGAGGAGCATAGGGGGCCTGCTCTCGGAGACACCACCGGTCACGACGGGACGTGAGGCCGCTCGCGGGGCGGCACGGCACGAGCTGTCCAAACCGGCGTACCACCAGAACGACCCGGGCCTGGTGAGGCGTGCCATGAACCGGTTCTGGGACTGGATCGGGAGCCTCTTCGAGCACGCCTCCGGAGCGACCCCCGGCGGCACGGCCGGACTCGTCGCCGTCGCCGTCCTCGTCGTCCTCGTCATCGCCGCGCTGTGGTGGCGCCTCGGCACCCCACGCCGGTCCGCGACCTCGGCGGGCCACCTCTTCGACGACCGCGTACGCAGCGCGGCGGACCACCGCACGGCCGCCGAGGCGCTGGCCGCCGACAGCCGCTGGAGCGAGGCCGTCCAGGAGCGCATGCGGGCCGTCGTCCGCTCCCTGGAGGAGCGCACCCTGCTCGACCCCCGCCCCGGCCGCACCGCGGACGAGGCGGCCGCCGAGGCCGCCGTCTCCCTCCCGTCCCACGCCGCGGCCCTCCACGCGGCCGCCCGCACCTTCGACGACGTCACCTACGGCGCACGCCCGGCCGACGCGACGATGTACGCCACCCTGCGCACCCTGGACCAGGCCCTGTCCCGCACGAAGCCCCTCCTGACGGGCCCCACCCGATGA